In Pseudomonas oryzihabitans, the DNA window AGCAGAAGCCCTGGACCCGCGCCCACCAGCGTGCCGGGGTCGCCCCCTTGCAGAACTGAGGCGCATCGCTCGGCGCGCGCAATAGATGACGCATTGGCTGGCGAATACAGGCAGGCCTCCTAGACTGGCAGAAGCCCTGCGTTTCCTGGGGTGAACGTCCGGGTCCTTCGGCCCCTCCTATTGAAGTCAGCCCTTGCCGCCGAGTCGTCCGCATGCGCTACTGCCTGTTCCTCTGCAGCCTGGTGCTCACCGGTCTGCCTGCGTCACCCGTGGCGGCTGCCGAGCCCTTGCGGCTCTATACCTGGGAAGGCTATTTCAGCGATACCCTGCTGCAGCACTGGGCCAAGAGCCATCCGCCGCTGCAGGAGATCCATTTCGACAGCAGTGACGTGCGCGACGCCACCCTGGCGCGCGGCGATGCCACGCTCGACCTGGTGGTCATCAACGAAGTCAGCGCCACCCGTCTCGGCCAGGACGGCCTGCTGACGCGCATCGAGCCACACAGGCTGCCGCACCTGGCAGAACTCGACCCGCGCTGGCGTCACAGCTGCGGCGACTATGCCGTACCCTACGTATGGGGCACCCTGGGGCTGCTCTACCGCAGTGATCGCCTGGCCAAGGCACCAGACTCCTGGCAATCACTGCTGCAACCCGCCCCCGCCCTGCGCGGCCACATCGCCATGGTCGAAGACCATGACGACCTGCTGGTCGCTCCCCTGATCACCCTGGGGGGCGCGATCAACAGCAGCGATCCCGACCTGCTCAGACGCAGTTTCGCCCTGCTCAAGGCTCAGGCACCGGCGGTGCTGACCTATCAGTACGTGGTCAGCGCCCTGCGCAATCCGGCCTACAGCGACCTCATCGACCTGGCGCTGGGCTACAGTGGCGATCAACACCTGCTCAATGCCACCACGCCCGGACAGCCCTGGCGCTTCGTCACGCCCCGCGAGGGTAGCCTGCTCTGGGTGGACTGCCTGGCGGTGCCGAGCAATTCCCCACATCAGGCTGCCGCCGAGCGCTTCATCGACTTTCTCAACGAGCCGCATAACGCCCTGCTGGCCACGGAGGAACTGCACCTGGGGACGCCCAACGCCGGTGCCGCGCGCCTGTTGTCGGCGGAGCTGCGCCAGGACCCCAGTCTGTTTCCTCCCGAAGACGTCCTCGCCCACAGTCAGCTCTTTCGCGAAGGTCCGCCAGATACCTTCCAGACCCGGCAACGTATCGGCAGTGCACTGGTGAGTCGCCATGAATCTCAATAGGCGCGTCCTGCTGCTGATCCTGCCGGTCGCCCTGCTCTGCAGCCTGACCCTGGTGGGACTGGGCTACACGGTGCAGCGCGAGGCGGTGATAGGGCTCGAACGCTCCCGGGTCAATCACGACCTGGCGGCGCTCGAAACCACCTATCGCGAGTACGATCAGTTCAGTCGCAATCTGCTCTATGCCCTGGCCAACAGCGCGGCGCTGGGCAACTTCCTGCGGCAGACCGACGTGCCCTATCGCAACGAAGCCCTGGGTACCCAGCTGCAACTGGCGGTCCAGCGACTGGTCGGCAACGATGCTCCCAGCCGCATCTCGCTGACGATCGCCCGACCGGACCTGAGCCTGGCCTACTACTACGAACGCAGCGATGATCCCTTCGCCCAGTTGGGCAGCCGGCAGCGGCAGCTGCTCGAACGCCTGGCGCGCGCGCCGGACGGCCCGCTGGAGCGTCGAGACTACCTGATCGACGAACAGGGCCAGTCGCTACTGGTGGCGACGACCGCGCTGCTGCCCAGTACGGCCGGGCCGCCTCTTCCAGGCCAGCGCGACCTGGCGATGACGCTGCAGTTGGCGGTCAGCCCGGAGCGGGTGGAAACCCTGCGGCGGACCCTCGAACAGACCTATGGCGCACCGCTGGAATTCTCTCGCACGCCGCCCGTACGGACTTCGGCATTCACGGCCGTCGAACGCCTGGCACCGGATCTCTATGTTCGTCTGAGTCCGGACCCACAGCACCTGCACGAGCAATTGCGCAGCCTGGCAGTGGCCTATTTCAGCGGCGGGCTGCTGGTGACCCTGGCCTGCATCCTGGTGCTGGTGATCCTCATTCGCCGCCATATCACCCTGCCCATCGCTCGCCTGGACAGCCAGCTCACCGAGGTCCTGGAAGGTCAGCGCCTGGCGCTCGAAGACAGCCGCGAGCCGGGCGAGATCGGCCATCTGGGCGCCAACATGAAGCGCCTGCACGACAACAACCTGGCCATCCTGGCGCAGCTGCGCACGGCCCTGCGCACCGACGTCCTGACCCAGATCGGCAACCGCCGCTACTTCCAGCTCATGGGCGAGTCCTGGCTGGCAGGAAAGCCGGATGGCCGTACCATCGCCCTGCTCTATTTCGGGCTCGACCATTTCAAGTCGGTGAACGACAGATTCGGCCACGAAGTGGGCGATGAATTGCTGCAGGCGATGGCCCGGCAGACGCAGCAGCTGCTCGCTGCCTATCAAGAGCGCAACGAAGTGGTCTTCACCCGTCTGGCTGGCGATGAGTTCGCCATCCTGCTGCGCGGATCGGCAGCGGCAACCGATGCCCTCGCCCTCGGTGAGGAACTGCAACGAAATTACGACAGCGGTACCCTGGTCGGCGAGCGGCGCTATGCCGTGACCCTGAGCATCGGCCTGGCCGCGCCCGAGGCCCCGCTGGACCTGGCCGACCTGCTGGCCCAGGCCGCCCTGGCCCTGGACCGGGCCAAGAGCGAAGGCGGCAATCGGCTGGTGCATTTCACTCCGGCGCTGGCCGCGCGCCAGCGTCGCCAGGATCTGCTGGACGAGTACCTGCGCCACCTCAACCCGGACGAGGAGTTTCACCTGGTCTACATGCCGGCGGTCGACAGTGCCGGTCAGGTACGCTCCGCCGAAACCCTGCTGCGCTGGAATTCGCCACGCCTCGGCGCCGTGTCGCCCGCGGAATTCATTCCCATCGCCGAGCGCCAGGGACATTTCCGCTGGATCGACCGCTGGGTCGTGGACCAGGCCTGTCGTGAGTATCCGGCCCTGCAGGAGATCCTGGGCAATGACTTGGTGCTGTCCGTCAACCTGTCGTCCGCGCAGCTGGACCAGGCCGATATCGTGCCCTACCTGCGCGAGCGGGTGCGCCACCACGGCGTCGATCCGGGCCACCTGGAGCTGGAATTCACCGAGACCTTCGCCGCCGAGCTGAACGAGCGCACCCTGGGGCTGCTGCACGAGCTGCGCGCCGAGGGCTTTCGCGTGGCCATTGATGACTTCGGCGTGGGCTACACCTCCATCCAGCAGGTCACCGACTATCCCGCCGACACCATCAAGTTCGACCGCCTGATCGTCGAACGCCTCAGCCAACCCGGGAACCAGGCCAGCCTGGATGCGCTGGTCGCCTTCTGCCATGCCCGCGACGCCCAGGTCATCGCCGAAGGCGTGGACACCGAGCAGAAGCAGCTCTGCCTGCACCAGGCCGGCTGCGATCTCCTGCAGGGCTTTCTGGTCTGCCCGCCGCGGCGACTGGACGAGCTGGGCGAATGGCAGCGCCAGCGACTGGGCAATCCCAGCCCGGTCTAGGGCTAAAGGGCAGCCCGCTGCCGCAAGGTCGGCGGGCTATCCCCGGGTTGGGCCCGTGCTTAGAAATCCAGCGACAGGCCCAGCCCTACGCCCTGCTGATGGGTATCACCCGCGCCGGCATAGCTGTAGCCGCCGCGCAGGGTCAGCTCCGGGGTCAGGCGCTGGACCACGCCCAGACTCAGGCGCGTACGGTCGCTGTCCGGCTGGTAGCCATCCAGGGTGTAGTCCAGACCCGGCACGCTGTTCAGGCGCATGGTCACATCGCGAGTGCCGTCGGCGAATTCCCGTTCGCGGCCCACATCGGCGAACAGCGCCGTGGCCGGTGCGAGTTGCCAGCGGCCCTGCAGGCCCAGCCCGAGGCGCCGCGAGGTGCTCGACTGGTCGTCGAACTCCAGCGCCGTGGCATCGCTGCCGCGCTCGCGATAGCCATCCACCTGGACGCGGGCATAGTCGGCGCTCACGTAGGGGCTCAGGTGCCAGGGACTGCCAGCCGCGGCCAGGTCATAGCCCAGGCGCGCCGAGAGGGCACGCAGATCACCATCGGTATCGCCCTGCTCGCTGCGCGTGGTCGGGCCGAGGGCGAAGCGCCGGCTCAGGTCGTCATAGTCCAGGCGGCCACCGGTGGCGGTGAGATCGCCCCAGAGGCGCTCGCCCTGGTACTGGGCGAAGGCGCTGAGCAGATAGCTGTTGAGGCGATAGTCGGAATCGGCCGCACCGGGCTCCAGGTGCTGCCGCGCGACCCCGGCGGCGACACCGAGGCGCCATTCCTCACTGAGTCGATAGCTGCCGCCCAGGTCCAGGCTGTAGCCGTTGCCATCGCCACCGGCGGTGCTGCGCTGGTCGTCGACGTCCAGCCGCCGCGCGCTGGTATCCACATAGCCCTGCCAGCGCCCCACCGGCTGCCAGGCGTGCCAGTCGCCCAGCCAGCGCTGGTGCAGGCCGTCCTGGTGCGCCCTCAGGGTGGACTGGGCCATCTCCGGCAGCAGGGTGACCTCCCAAGGCGCCGCCAGCAGCGAATAGGCGTAGTCGGCGATCAGCCGCTGCCCCGTGATGGTCGGGTGCACGCGATCGTTGAACAGCAGCTGGCTGGGATCGGCCGCGGCGGCGCCTAGCCCGTAGGTGGTATTGCGGGTGCAGTTGTCGCCACTGAAGCAGGTGCCGGTGAGATTCTGCCCGGTGGCCAGCCCATAGCGTCCGGGTTCCGCCACCACCTCGGCGAGCAGTTGTGGCACGTTGAGACCGATGATCTCCGCGTCGATGCCCGCCAGCCGCGTCACCAGGGCCTGGTTGTAGACCCGGCTCAGGGCCGAAGTGGCCGCCTGCTGCGGCGAACCGGCCAGGGCCGGGGTCTGGCCGATGTCGGGCAGCAGCCAGACCACCAGATGGCGGGCCCCGGCCTGCTGCAACGCAGCGACGCCGTCACCCAGACGATTGGCCGCGGCCGCGGCGGTCGCCGGCGAGGTGACCAGCCCTTGGAGGAAGTCGTTACCGCCACCGCTGATATAGAACAGGGTGTTGGGATCCAGGCTCAACCCCTGGCTGGCAAGACCGGGCAGATAGCCATCGCGGCTGCGCAGGGTCAGGCCGCCAACCGCCACCGTCGAGCCGTTGGCGGCGGTGATCGAATCGCGGATCTGCGCCGTGGTGTAGCCACCCACCGCCCAGTTGTCGCCGTCGCTGAGCCCCAGCAGCCGATTGATCACCGAGGTCGAGGCGTCCAGAGTGCGGGCATCGAAGCCCAACTGCTGGCCAAGCAGGATCGAGGACACCGGGCCGGTCACCGCGCCGCTCGCCGGGCTGTAGCCGGGGCCGACACGATTGGTGAACCTGAGGCTGGCGCCATTGACCCCGGTATCGGGAAATTGCCCGGCGTCCAGCAGGCTGTCGCCGAACACGGTGAAGCCACTGTAGGGATTGGGAGCCGCCTGCACGGTTGCCGCGAGCGTCGTCGCCAGGGCGATGGCCAGCGGCAGGCGTTGCCTGAGGAAAGATGTCATGCCTGCATCCTGATTGTTGTTATGGAAACACGCGTCAGGGCGTGTAGCCCCACGCTAGACGGTTTTTGTGACGTTGTATCTGGGTGTGAACAAAAACTTGCAAGACGTTCATGCCGTCTGGACGGCATGCCAGACGGCTGTCGATAGTTCGACTAGGGCGGCCCGCCATGACTGTCGAGTCTGCTGATCAACCAGTGGCAGCACTCATGGGGTGATGACGCTGAGCGTCCGCTCGAATAGCACCCTCTCCCTCTGGGAGAGGGTTGGGGTGAGGGTTTCTGACAGCGAACCCCAGTGGAAAAGGCTGCGCCGTTTTCCACGCTAAGATTTTCTCCGGGCGATGACGCTGAGCACCCGCTCGGATAGCCCCCTCTCCCCCAGGGAGAGGGTTGGGGTGAGGGTCCCTTGCCAGTGAGCCCCTAGTGGAAAAGGCTGCACCGTTTTCCACGCTACGGTTTTCTCCGTGGCGACGGCGCTGAGCGCCCGCTCGTATAGCACCCTCTCCCTCTGGCAGAGGGTTGGGGTGAGGGAACGGCGAGATCCCTATCCCGCCAGCTACCTCACTGCCCCAGCTTGCCGGCCTCGCAGCCGGTGCTGGCGCACTCGCGCAGACGCTCCTTGAGCGTCTCCACACGGCTTTCGGTCAGGCTGACGGCGCAGTCCAGGTTGACGAAGTAGCCATCGGCCTCCTCGCGGGCGCACTGGCTGTCGCGCTGCTTGATCCAGGCGAGTTGCCCCTGCTTGAGCAGCGCCTGCTGATCGGCCGGCAGTTGCTTGCGCAGTTCGCCATAGGTCTGATTCAGCGACTTGTCGCTCTGGGCGAACAGGGTGCTCGCGCAGTAGACGGTGTCGAAGGCGTTACGGGGCGTCCCGCACCCGGCGGCTTGGGCATTGGCGAGCGCGAAGAGACTCGCCAGCGTCAGGGTGGCGACAAGGGTGGGTTTCAACATGGCAGCATCCTGCAAGGGGGCCGTCCGGAGTGGCGCGGCCATGAGACCAAAGCTAGCAGAGCCGCCGGTTGCGCGCGTGGCGCCTGCTGAAAAACAGCCAACAAAAAAGCGCCCGAAGGCGCTTTCCTGTACTACCCGAGCGGGATCAGACCTTGGAGCGCTCGAAGCGCTTGCGGTCGTTCTCGTTCAGGTACTTCTTGCGCAGGCGGATGGACTTGGGCGTCACTTCCACCAGCTCGTCGTCGGCAATGAATTCCAGCGCCTGCTCCAGGGTGAACTTGATCGGCGGCACCAGGGCGATGACTTCGTCCTTGCCCGAGGCGCGCATGTTGTCCAGCTTCTTGCCCTTGGTGGGGTTGAGCACCAGGTCGTTGTCACGGCTGTTGATGCCGCACAGCTGGCCTTCATAGATCTCGTCGCCCGGAGCCAGGAACAGCTTGCCGCGGCTCTGCAGGGTTTCCAGCGAGTAGGTCAGCGCGGTACCGGTGGCCATGGAGACCAGCACGCCGTTCTGACGGTTGCTCACTTCACCGGCCTTGATCGGGCCGTAGTGGCTGAAGGTCGAGGTCAGGATGCCGCTGCCCGAGGTCAGGGTCAGGAAGTTGTTACGGAAGCCGATCAGGCCACGCGCCGGGATGGTGTACTCCAGGCGGATACGACCCTTGCCGTCGGGGATCATGTTGGTCAGATCGCCCTTGCGCAGACCCATCTGCTCCATCACCGAGCCCTGGTGCTGCTCTTCGATGTCGATGGTGACGTTCTCGTAGGGCTCCTGCTTCACGCCGTCCTTCTCGATGATCACCACTTCCGGACGGCCCACGGCCATCTCGAAGCCTTCGCGGCGCATGTTCTCGATCAGTACCGACAGGTGCAGCTCTCCACGGCCGGAGACCTTGAACTTCTCGGCCGACTCGCCCGGCTCGACGCGCAGGGCCACGTTGTGCAGCAGCTCCTTGTCCAGACGGTCCTTGATGTTGCGGCTGGTGACGAACTTGCCTTCACGACCGGCGAAGGGCGAGTCGTTGACCTGGAAGGTCATGCTCACGGTGGGCTGGTCGACGGTCAGCGGCGGGCGGGCTTCGACGTTCTGCGGATCGCACAGGGTGTCGGAGATGAACAGCTCGTCCATGCCCGAGACGCAGACGATGTCGCCGGCTTCGGCTTCGGCCACTTCCACGCGCTGCAGGCCGGAGTGGCCCATGATCTTGAGGATACGACCGTTGCGCTTGCTGCCGTCGTCGCTGATGGCCACGACCGGGGTGTTGGCCTTGATGCGGCCACGGGCGATACGGCCGATGCCGATCACGCCCAGGAAGCTGTTGTAGTCCAGCTGGGAGATCTGCATCTGGAAGGGACCGTCCAGATCGACCTGGGGGGCCGGAACGTGGTCGACGATGGCCTGGAACAGGGCATCCATGTTGTCGTCCATCTTCTCGTGGTCCATGCCGGCGATGCCGTTCAGGGCACTGGCGTAGACGATCGGGAAGTCCAGCTGCTCATCGGTGGCGCCGAGGTTGTCGAACAGGTCGAAGATCTGGTCGATGACCCAGTCCGGACGCGCGCCGGGACGGTCGATCTTGTTGACCACCACGATCGGACGCAGGCCGGCCTTGAAGGCCTTCTGGGTCACGAAGCGGGTCTGCGGCATGGGGCCGTCCTGGGCGTCGACCACCAGCAGCACGGAGTCGACCATGGACATCACGCGCTCCACCTCGCCACCAAAGTCGGCGTGGCCGGGGGTGTCGACGATGTTGATGTTGTAGTCCTTCCACTTCAGCGCGGTGTTCTTGGCCAGGATGGTAATGCCACGTTCCTTTTCCTGGTCGTTGCTGTCCATCACCCGCTCGTTTTCCGCTTCTTTGCGGTCCAGGGTGCCGGACAGGCGCAGCAGCTTGTCGACGAGGGTGGTCTTGCCATGGTCGACGTGCGCGATGATGGCGATGTTGCGTAGATTCTCGATCACAGTGGTGTTCTCGGTATAGAAATGAAGGAGCTTCAGCCAGCAGGCTGACAGCCGGAGATTGCAAAGGCGCGAAACGCGGCCGACCGGTATGTGGCCGGCGGCTAGGAGAGGTCGGGAGGGCGGTGGCGGATACTGCCACCCAACAGGCCCGGCTGCTTAGGCCGGACGATAAACGCGCACATTGGCGTGCCCTTCGGTGAGCAGGTGATGGGCATGCAGCCGGCTCATCACCCCGCGGTCGCAATAGAGAAGGTACTGGCGATTCTCGTCCAGTTCCTTGAAACGGCTGTTCAGCGCGAAGAACGGCATGGTCTGCACCTCGATGCCGGGCAGCTCCAGCGGCAGGTCTTCCTGGGCGTCGGGATGGCGAATGTCCACCACGATCTGCCCGGGCAGCGGCTGGTCCACCTCTTCCACCTGCACGTCCTTGCCCAGCTCCTCGATCACCTTGTCGACGGTGATGAAGCGGGCGCGCTCCAGCGCGGCGTCGAGCACCGCCATGTCGAACTTGCCTTCCTCGTGCTCCACCCGCAGGGCCTTGGCCTTGGTGGTGGGATTCACCGAGATGATGCCGCAGTACTCGGGCATGTGCTTGGCGAAGTCGGCGGTGCCGATGCGCTGGGCGGTATCGATGATGTCCTGCTTGTGGCTGGCCAGCAGCGGGCGCAACACCAGGGTATCGGTGGCCTTGTCGATCACCGCCAGGTTGGTCAGGGTCTGGCTGGAGACCTGGGAGACGGCTTCGCCGGTCACCAGCGCCTCGATCTGCAGCTGCTCGGCGATGCGACTGGCCGCACGCAGCATCATGCGCTTGAGGATCACGCCCATGTGGCTGTCGTCGCACTGGGTGAGGATCTGCCCCACCACTTCCTCGAAGGGCACGCTGATGAACAGTACCCGCTGGGAGCGCCCGTACTTCTCCCAGAGATAGTGGGCCACTTCCATCACGCCCAGCTCGTGGGCCCGCCCGCCGAGATTGAAGAAGCAGAAATGGCTGACCATCCCGCGCCTCATCATCTGGTAGGCGGCCACGGTGGAGTCGAAGCCGCCGGACATCAGCACCAGCACCTGCTCCAGGGCGCCCAGCGGATAACCGCCCAGGCCTTCGTGATGCTCGTCGATGATGAACAGCTGCTGGTCGCGAATCTCCAGGCGGACGTTCACCTCGGGATTCTTCAGGGCAATGCCGGCGCCGCCGCAGCGCTCGCGCAGGCCGCCGCCGACATAACGCTCCACGTCCATCGAGGAAAAGTCGTGTCGACCGGCGCGCTTGCAGCGTACCGAGAACACCTTGCCGCGTACCCGCTCACCGAAGTGGCGCTCGCACAACGAAAGGATGGTCTCGAAGTCACCCAGCGGATACTCGTGCACCTCGAGGAACTGGCCGATGCCAGGGGTGCAGGCCAGGCGCTGCTTCATGTCCGCCAGCACCCGTGGCTCGCTGATCGCAGTCTCGAGCGAGATGTTGTCCCAGACCCCCTCCACGCGGACATCCGGATCCAGATCGCGCAGCACGACACGAATGTTCTTCACCAGTTGGCGAATGAAATTCTTGCGCACCGGGCGACTCTTGATGGTGATTTCCGGAAAGACCTTGATGATGAGCTTCATGAGCGGGAAACGGGGGGCGGGTAACGCGAAAGAAAAGGGCGAATATCATACCTGAAAACCATCGAGCACTCGAATTCAACCGACAAAATCACCTCTGGCGCCATTTGAGTGCAGAGACGGATTTTGATGCACTATTTTGGTGCAAGGATACGGCCTCGACTGGCCTGAAAACGGCATGGGAGGCGTCAGGAAGGCCCTCCAGCCCATTTGGGGGCACTGGCATACAACTTGCTCTCTTGTGAGGCAGCCGCCCCTGGGCCAGCATAGGGCGCTTTTCGTGGAACGCCGGTCATGGACCAGGCAATACGGGAGCGCCCCTCAAGGGCACAGCTGATACCGGGAGTACCGCCAACCGCTCCCGGCCGAAATTCCTCTGGAGGAAACCATGTCGAAGGCTGTTCAACTGATCAAAGAAAACGACGTGAAGTGGGTAGACCTGCGCTTCACCGACACCAAAGGCAAGCAGCAACACGTCACCATGCCGGCGCGTGACGCGCTGGACGAAGACTTCTTCGCCCACGGCAAGATGTTCGACGGCTCCTCCATCGCCGGCTGGAAAGGCATCGAAGCCTCCGACATGATCCTGCTGCCCGACGACAGCACCGCCGTTCTGGATCCCTTCACCGAAGAGCCGACCCTGATCCTGGTCTGCGACATCATCGAACCCTCCACCATGCAGCCCTACGAGCGCGACCCCCGTGGTATCGCCCGTGCTGCCGAGGAGTACCTGAAGTCCACCGGCATCGGCGACACCGTGTTCGTCGGCCCGGAGCCCGAGTTCTTCATCTTCGACGAAGTGAAGTTCAAGTCGGACATCTCCGGCTCCATGTTCAAGATCTTCTCCGAGCAGGCCTCCTGGAACACCGACGCCGACTTCGAGTCCGGCAACAAGGGCCACCGCCCGGGCGTCAAGGGCGGCTACTTCCCCCTGCCGCCGGTCGACCATGACCACGAAATCCGTACCGCCATGTGCAACGCCCTGGAAGAGATGGGCCTGGTCGTGGAAGTTCACCACCACGAAGTGGCGACCGCTGGCCAGAACGAGATCGGTGTGCAGTTCAACACCCTGGTCAAGAAGGCCGACGAGACCCAGACCCTGAAGTACGTCGTGCACAACGTGGCCGATGCCTACGGCAAGACCGCCACCTTCATGCCCAAGCCCCTGTACGGCGACAACGGCTCCGGCATGCACGTGCACATGTCCATCTCCAAGGATGGCAAGAACACCTTCGCTGGCGAAGGCTATGCCGGCCTGTCCGACACCGCCCTGTATTTCATCGGCGGCATCATCAAGCACGGCAAGGCGCTGAACGGTTTCACCAACCCGTCCACCAACAGCTACAAGCGTCTGGTGCCCGGCTTCGAAGCACCGGTCATGCTGGCCTACTCGGCCCGTAACCGTTCCGCCTCCATCCGTATCCCCTATGTGTCGAGCCCGAAAGCCCGCCGCATCGAAGCCCGCTTCCCGGATCCGGCTGCCAACCCCTACCTGTGCTTTGCCGCCCTGCTGATGGCCGGCCTGGACGGTATCCAGAACAAGATCCACCCCGGCGATGCCGCCGACAAGAACCTGTACGATCTGCCGCCGGAAGAAGGCAAGAAGATCCCGCAGGTCTGCGGCAGCCTGAAGGAAGCCCTGGAAGCCCTGGACGCCGGTCGTGCGTTCCTGACCAAGGGCGGCGTCTTCACCGACGAGTTCATCGATGCCTACATCGAGCTGAAGTCCGAGGAAGAGATCAAGGTGCGTACCTTCGTGCACCCGCTGGAATACGATCTGTACTACAGCGTCTGATCCCGCTGCGGTAAGCGAAAGGCCTCCCTCGGGAGGCCTTTTCTTTGCGCCACGAAAAGCCGTCGCGACCGACGCAGCGCCACGCACGCCAAGTTGCCTACCGGCGCACGCGGCGCGCCTGCTACCCTTGGTATCCATCGCCCGGCCGAGATCCTGCCATGCCTCGCCTGCTTGCCTGCTGTCTGCTCTGCCTCGCCTGCTCCGCCCAGGCCGCGATCTACAAGTCGGTGGATGCCGAAGGCAACACGGTGTTCAGCGACCAGCCCTCGGCCAATGCCAAGCCCGTGCAGGTGGCGCCCACCAATACCGTGGACAATCCGCGACCGGCGCCGCCCATCCCCAATGCCCCCACGCCGTCGACACCCGCGGGCCCGGCCTTCAGCCGCCTGGAGGTCAATGTGCCCGACGATGAGGCCATCCGCGCTAACAACGGTACCTTCTCGGTGGGCGTGTCCGTGGAGCCGGGCCTGGGCCCGGGGCAGTCGCTGCAACTGCTGGTGGATGGCGCGCCCTATGGCAGCCCCGGTCAGA includes these proteins:
- the thiI gene encoding tRNA uracil 4-sulfurtransferase ThiI, with protein sequence MKLIIKVFPEITIKSRPVRKNFIRQLVKNIRVVLRDLDPDVRVEGVWDNISLETAISEPRVLADMKQRLACTPGIGQFLEVHEYPLGDFETILSLCERHFGERVRGKVFSVRCKRAGRHDFSSMDVERYVGGGLRERCGGAGIALKNPEVNVRLEIRDQQLFIIDEHHEGLGGYPLGALEQVLVLMSGGFDSTVAAYQMMRRGMVSHFCFFNLGGRAHELGVMEVAHYLWEKYGRSQRVLFISVPFEEVVGQILTQCDDSHMGVILKRMMLRAASRIAEQLQIEALVTGEAVSQVSSQTLTNLAVIDKATDTLVLRPLLASHKQDIIDTAQRIGTADFAKHMPEYCGIISVNPTTKAKALRVEHEEGKFDMAVLDAALERARFITVDKVIEELGKDVQVEEVDQPLPGQIVVDIRHPDAQEDLPLELPGIEVQTMPFFALNSRFKELDENRQYLLYCDRGVMSRLHAHHLLTEGHANVRVYRPA
- a CDS encoding autotransporter domain-containing SGNH/GDSL hydrolase family protein, with protein sequence MTSFLRQRLPLAIALATTLAATVQAAPNPYSGFTVFGDSLLDAGQFPDTGVNGASLRFTNRVGPGYSPASGAVTGPVSSILLGQQLGFDARTLDASTSVINRLLGLSDGDNWAVGGYTTAQIRDSITAANGSTVAVGGLTLRSRDGYLPGLASQGLSLDPNTLFYISGGGNDFLQGLVTSPATAAAAANRLGDGVAALQQAGARHLVVWLLPDIGQTPALAGSPQQAATSALSRVYNQALVTRLAGIDAEIIGLNVPQLLAEVVAEPGRYGLATGQNLTGTCFSGDNCTRNTTYGLGAAAADPSQLLFNDRVHPTITGQRLIADYAYSLLAAPWEVTLLPEMAQSTLRAHQDGLHQRWLGDWHAWQPVGRWQGYVDTSARRLDVDDQRSTAGGDGNGYSLDLGGSYRLSEEWRLGVAAGVARQHLEPGAADSDYRLNSYLLSAFAQYQGERLWGDLTATGGRLDYDDLSRRFALGPTTRSEQGDTDGDLRALSARLGYDLAAAGSPWHLSPYVSADYARVQVDGYRERGSDATALEFDDQSSTSRRLGLGLQGRWQLAPATALFADVGREREFADGTRDVTMRLNSVPGLDYTLDGYQPDSDRTRLSLGVVQRLTPELTLRGGYSYAGAGDTHQQGVGLGLSLDF
- a CDS encoding lysozyme inhibitor LprI family protein, producing MLKPTLVATLTLASLFALANAQAAGCGTPRNAFDTVYCASTLFAQSDKSLNQTYGELRKQLPADQQALLKQGQLAWIKQRDSQCAREEADGYFVNLDCAVSLTESRVETLKERLRECASTGCEAGKLGQ
- a CDS encoding polyamine ABC transporter substrate-binding protein, which gives rise to MRYCLFLCSLVLTGLPASPVAAAEPLRLYTWEGYFSDTLLQHWAKSHPPLQEIHFDSSDVRDATLARGDATLDLVVINEVSATRLGQDGLLTRIEPHRLPHLAELDPRWRHSCGDYAVPYVWGTLGLLYRSDRLAKAPDSWQSLLQPAPALRGHIAMVEDHDDLLVAPLITLGGAINSSDPDLLRRSFALLKAQAPAVLTYQYVVSALRNPAYSDLIDLALGYSGDQHLLNATTPGQPWRFVTPREGSLLWVDCLAVPSNSPHQAAAERFIDFLNEPHNALLATEELHLGTPNAGAARLLSAELRQDPSLFPPEDVLAHSQLFREGPPDTFQTRQRIGSALVSRHESQ
- a CDS encoding putative bifunctional diguanylate cyclase/phosphodiesterase, with amino-acid sequence MNLNRRVLLLILPVALLCSLTLVGLGYTVQREAVIGLERSRVNHDLAALETTYREYDQFSRNLLYALANSAALGNFLRQTDVPYRNEALGTQLQLAVQRLVGNDAPSRISLTIARPDLSLAYYYERSDDPFAQLGSRQRQLLERLARAPDGPLERRDYLIDEQGQSLLVATTALLPSTAGPPLPGQRDLAMTLQLAVSPERVETLRRTLEQTYGAPLEFSRTPPVRTSAFTAVERLAPDLYVRLSPDPQHLHEQLRSLAVAYFSGGLLVTLACILVLVILIRRHITLPIARLDSQLTEVLEGQRLALEDSREPGEIGHLGANMKRLHDNNLAILAQLRTALRTDVLTQIGNRRYFQLMGESWLAGKPDGRTIALLYFGLDHFKSVNDRFGHEVGDELLQAMARQTQQLLAAYQERNEVVFTRLAGDEFAILLRGSAAATDALALGEELQRNYDSGTLVGERRYAVTLSIGLAAPEAPLDLADLLAQAALALDRAKSEGGNRLVHFTPALAARQRRQDLLDEYLRHLNPDEEFHLVYMPAVDSAGQVRSAETLLRWNSPRLGAVSPAEFIPIAERQGHFRWIDRWVVDQACREYPALQEILGNDLVLSVNLSSAQLDQADIVPYLRERVRHHGVDPGHLELEFTETFAAELNERTLGLLHELRAEGFRVAIDDFGVGYTSIQQVTDYPADTIKFDRLIVERLSQPGNQASLDALVAFCHARDAQVIAEGVDTEQKQLCLHQAGCDLLQGFLVCPPRRLDELGEWQRQRLGNPSPV
- the typA gene encoding translational GTPase TypA produces the protein MIENLRNIAIIAHVDHGKTTLVDKLLRLSGTLDRKEAENERVMDSNDQEKERGITILAKNTALKWKDYNINIVDTPGHADFGGEVERVMSMVDSVLLVVDAQDGPMPQTRFVTQKAFKAGLRPIVVVNKIDRPGARPDWVIDQIFDLFDNLGATDEQLDFPIVYASALNGIAGMDHEKMDDNMDALFQAIVDHVPAPQVDLDGPFQMQISQLDYNSFLGVIGIGRIARGRIKANTPVVAISDDGSKRNGRILKIMGHSGLQRVEVAEAEAGDIVCVSGMDELFISDTLCDPQNVEARPPLTVDQPTVSMTFQVNDSPFAGREGKFVTSRNIKDRLDKELLHNVALRVEPGESAEKFKVSGRGELHLSVLIENMRREGFEMAVGRPEVVIIEKDGVKQEPYENVTIDIEEQHQGSVMEQMGLRKGDLTNMIPDGKGRIRLEYTIPARGLIGFRNNFLTLTSGSGILTSTFSHYGPIKAGEVSNRQNGVLVSMATGTALTYSLETLQSRGKLFLAPGDEIYEGQLCGINSRDNDLVLNPTKGKKLDNMRASGKDEVIALVPPIKFTLEQALEFIADDELVEVTPKSIRLRKKYLNENDRKRFERSKV